The following are from one region of the Candidatus Kapaibacterium sp. genome:
- the folK gene encoding 2-amino-4-hydroxy-6-hydroxymethyldihydropteridine diphosphokinase, with product MDALLGLGSNQGNRLQLLNAALAELEEVGSLVRCSSLYETQPWALPEDTPPFCNAVVWIQTSLPEEELWAFCVEIERRAGRTRHREPSPVRPLDVDLLLYGGLILRAEHLVVPHPSLHLRRFVLVPAVEIASEFRHPLLGKSLRELLDECRDSAWVRLYARLEGMRWADALP from the coding sequence ATGGATGCCTTGCTGGGCTTGGGGAGCAATCAGGGAAATCGCTTGCAGCTGCTGAACGCAGCCCTTGCAGAGCTTGAAGAGGTAGGGAGTCTCGTTCGCTGCTCCTCTCTCTACGAAACTCAGCCATGGGCTTTGCCAGAAGATACCCCACCGTTCTGCAATGCGGTCGTCTGGATTCAGACATCTCTGCCTGAGGAGGAGCTGTGGGCATTCTGCGTGGAAATCGAACGTCGGGCAGGGCGTACTCGCCACCGGGAGCCTTCTCCTGTGCGTCCGCTGGACGTGGACCTACTGTTGTACGGAGGGCTTATTCTGCGGGCAGAGCATCTCGTGGTGCCACATCCATCCTTGCATCTACGCCGGTTCGTGTTAGTTCCGGCTGTGGAGATAGCCTCAGAGTTCCGCCACCCCTTGTTGGGCAAGAGTCTTCGAGAGTTGCTCGATGAGTGCCGAGATTCTGCTTGGGTTCGTCTCTACGCTCGCCTTGAGGGGATGAGGTGGGCCGATGCCCTTCCCTGA
- the folB gene encoding dihydroneopterin aldolase has product MALCRLYIHSAEFYAYHGARDAERLLGGKFQVDAELWYDAQPAIQSDSLRYALNYEQVVECIQRVVHENAYHLLETLAHRILTALLRDFPTVQRARVRVRKLYVPLRYAVEYVEVEQEAERLELRDPQQ; this is encoded by the coding sequence ATGGCTCTCTGCCGGCTCTACATCCACAGTGCTGAATTTTACGCCTACCACGGTGCCCGGGACGCGGAGCGGTTGCTAGGAGGCAAGTTTCAAGTCGACGCAGAACTTTGGTACGACGCTCAGCCAGCTATCCAGTCTGATAGTCTGCGCTATGCGCTCAACTACGAACAGGTGGTGGAGTGTATCCAGCGCGTGGTCCACGAGAATGCGTACCATCTTCTGGAGACACTCGCCCATCGCATCCTAACAGCCCTTCTACGCGACTTTCCAACCGTCCAGAGGGCTCGGGTCCGAGTGCGAAAGCTCTACGTGCCGCTCCGATATGCTGTGGAGTACGTGGAGGTAGAGCAGGAGGCAGAGCGCTTGGAGTTGAGAGATCCCCAGCAGTAG